The following coding sequences are from one Nymphalis io chromosome 17, ilAglIoxx1.1, whole genome shotgun sequence window:
- the LOC126774920 gene encoding ejaculatory bulb-specific protein 3-like, translating to MKTIVLLVVLTFAAAEIEFYKTGNDNLDVDALIANSTELQAYLDCFKDKGPCTDLTTSYKSMFPESIEQACKRCSPHQKLMFRRFIEGVKKVLPNEYNEFRHKYDPENKYFDALEKELSKY from the exons ATGAAGACAATTGTATTGCTAGTCGTGTTGACTTTTGCGGCAGCTGAAATCGAGTTCTACAAGACCGGCAACGATAATTTGGACGTGGATGCATTGATTGCCAATTCCACTGAGCTGCAAGCATATTTAGATTGCTTTAAAGATAAGGGACCATGCACTGATTTAACTACCAGTTATAAgagtatgt TTCCCGAATCTATCGAACAGGCTTGCAAAAGATGTAGTCCACATCAGAAACTCATGTTTCGGCGATTCATAGAAGGAGTCAAAAAAGTTTTGCCAAATGAGTACAATGAATTTAGACATAAATATGATCccgaaaacaaatattttgatgcATTGGAAAAAGAATTATCGAAATACTAA